In Xiphophorus hellerii strain 12219 chromosome 4, Xiphophorus_hellerii-4.1, whole genome shotgun sequence, a single genomic region encodes these proteins:
- the lyve1a gene encoding lymphatic vessel endothelial hyaluronic acid receptor 1a, translating into MNTNAVRLPSPQHVSSLLSPVMNIIWVCISSLLAFSPVFSDQNTGKIRVFPAANQSIAGVIQVSYQNNRNQLQYAFNASEARKICQSLGLSIASKAQVKEALSRGLETCRFGWTDEQIAVIPRIHGLANCGQNQTGLLVWRASVTTRFDVFCFNESDALIQLKDTVTDNPLSDSEHANSVNATLTTQSTSLSSTHPPSFTSADEAKSNEVEPARFVGSAQTFAGSKVVLISCICGLLFTIISFVAYLKLGRHCHLRSDEKQQQQQDYTQTEEWISVKTIAETTKEVQEDQRIEVDNGKE; encoded by the exons ATGAACACAAACGCTGTAAGACTGCCTTCTCCCCAGCACGTTTCATCTCTTCTCTCACCAGTCATGAATATTATCTGGGTCTGCATCTCTTCACTTCTGgctttttctcctgttttctctGATCAAAACACAGGCAAAATAAGAG TTTTTCccgcagccaatcagagcataGCTGGCGTAATCCAGGTGAGTTACCAAAACAACCGAAACCAACTTCAGTATGCTTTCAATGCCTCTGAAGCCCGGAAGATCTGTCAGTCTCTCGGACTCAGCATCGCCTCGAAGGCTCAGGTGAAGGAAGCTCTCAGCAGAGGTCTGGAAACATGCAG GTTTGGATGGACTGATGAGCAAATTGCAGTCATTCCTCGAATCCACGGATTGGCTAACTGTGGCCAAAACCAAACTGGACTGTTGGTGTGGAGAGCCTCCGTAACAACCCGGTTTGATGTATTCTGCTTTAACGAATCAG ATGCATTAATACAATTGAAGGACACAGTGACTGATAATCCTCTGAGCGACTCTGAGCATGCAAACTCAGTAAACGCCACCCTCACAACCCAGTCTACGTCTTTGTCCTCCACCCATCCTCCTTCCTTTACATCAGCTGATGAAGCCAAGAGCAATGAGGTGGAGCCAGCCCGATTTGTTGGCAGTGCTCAAACCTTTGCTGGAT cAAAAGTTGTACTCATCTCCTGTATCTGTGGTCTACTCTTTACCATAATATCTTTTGTTGCATACTTAAAACT AGGAAGACACTGTCATTTGCGCTCTGACGagaagcagcaacagcagcaagaTTACACCCAGACAGAAGAGTGGATATCTGTGAAGACTATTGCAGAAACCACTAAAGAAGTTCAGGAGGATCAGAGGATAGAAGTAGACAATGGCAAAGAATAA